A genomic segment from Phaeobacter gallaeciensis DSM 26640 encodes:
- a CDS encoding D-TA family PLP-dependent enzyme, whose product MFTTLDTPSVLVDLDVAEANIRKFQAYCNAHGLALRPHIKTHKLPSLASYQIEQGAIGVTCQKVSEAEAMTADGSIGDVLITYNILGAAKTRRLRALADRVRLSVVADNSETVEGLSEAFADALENLPVLVECNTGADRCGVSTPQDVLTLAREIAASPGLEFAGLMTYPPSGKANAVAEWLQRAVDLLESHGIAVGMISSGGSPDMWQAHEMPLATEYRIGTYVYNDRSLVGRGTCGWEDCALSVLATVVSVPADDRAVIDAGSKVLTSDLLGLEGYGHVMGRDDLLIDQLSEEHGRIVCDGPIGLSVGDRLRIVPNHACVVSNMLDHIELVRGETPQGQAAVEARGQVW is encoded by the coding sequence ATGTTTACGACACTCGACACCCCGTCCGTGCTCGTCGACCTCGATGTAGCAGAGGCCAATATTCGGAAGTTCCAAGCCTATTGCAACGCGCATGGCTTGGCGCTGCGCCCGCATATCAAGACGCATAAACTGCCGTCGCTCGCCAGTTACCAGATCGAACAGGGGGCAATTGGCGTTACGTGCCAGAAAGTCTCAGAAGCGGAAGCCATGACGGCCGATGGCAGTATCGGCGATGTGCTGATCACCTATAATATTCTTGGCGCCGCCAAAACCCGGCGGCTGCGTGCGCTAGCCGACCGGGTCCGGCTTAGCGTTGTTGCCGATAACAGCGAAACCGTGGAGGGGTTGAGCGAAGCGTTTGCCGATGCGCTGGAGAACCTACCTGTCCTGGTCGAGTGCAACACAGGCGCAGACCGCTGTGGCGTTTCAACCCCTCAGGATGTGCTGACACTTGCTCGGGAAATTGCAGCTTCTCCGGGGCTGGAGTTTGCGGGGCTGATGACCTACCCGCCCTCAGGCAAGGCCAACGCCGTTGCTGAATGGCTTCAGCGGGCGGTCGATCTGCTGGAAAGTCATGGAATTGCGGTTGGGATGATATCCTCCGGGGGATCTCCAGATATGTGGCAGGCGCATGAAATGCCCTTGGCAACAGAATATCGCATTGGCACCTATGTCTATAATGACCGCTCATTGGTTGGTCGCGGCACCTGCGGCTGGGAAGATTGCGCATTATCAGTGCTTGCGACCGTTGTTTCAGTGCCAGCCGACGACCGTGCCGTTATTGATGCTGGCTCCAAAGTTCTGACCTCCGATCTTCTGGGACTGGAGGGATATGGTCATGTAATGGGCCGGGATGATCTGCTGATCGATCAACTGAGTGAAGAGCACGGCCGCATTGTTTGCGACGGTCCTATCGGTCTGTCCGTCGGTGACCGACTTCGGATCGTGCCCAATCACGCCTGCGTTGTGTCCAACATGTTGGACCATATTGAACTGGTTCGTGGAGAAACTCCACAGGGCCAAGCGGCCGTCGAAGCCAGAGGGCAGGTCTGGTGA
- a CDS encoding sugar kinase: MADLLCLGEPLIEFNQLPSGEFLQSYGGDISNTAIAAARQGAKAGILTQLGGDLFADSLRELWRREGVGAEHVLTSQTRETGLYFVTHDDEGHHFTYRRNGSAASRYTPEDLPLEALQTGHIFYASGISLAISRSSCNAVIVGAKALKSAGGKFAFDPNLRTALWPLEQARETIHSVMKLCDIALPGLDDARHLTGIGEPDGIIRFYHNLGASIVALTLGDKGAIVSDGNQQFHISPQKVRALDATGAGDCFNGAFLAGLLRGRAPRDAAVWANAAAALSACGYGAVAPIPNLSQTRHHLRKTGEYHAD; the protein is encoded by the coding sequence ATGGCTGATTTGTTGTGCCTTGGCGAGCCGCTCATCGAGTTCAATCAGCTACCCAGCGGGGAGTTTCTCCAAAGCTATGGTGGCGACATCTCCAACACGGCCATCGCTGCCGCCCGGCAGGGTGCGAAGGCAGGTATCCTCACGCAGTTAGGTGGCGACCTTTTTGCGGACAGCCTTAGAGAGCTCTGGCGGCGCGAAGGCGTTGGCGCAGAGCATGTACTGACGTCGCAAACCCGTGAAACCGGGTTGTATTTCGTAACCCATGATGATGAAGGCCACCATTTTACCTACCGGCGGAACGGATCTGCTGCCAGCCGCTACACCCCAGAGGACCTGCCGCTTGAGGCTTTGCAGACCGGTCACATTTTCTATGCTTCCGGGATCAGCTTGGCAATCAGCCGTTCATCCTGCAACGCAGTGATTGTCGGAGCCAAGGCCCTCAAATCCGCTGGGGGGAAGTTTGCCTTCGACCCCAACCTGCGCACTGCACTGTGGCCTTTGGAGCAGGCTCGGGAGACCATCCACAGCGTCATGAAACTGTGCGACATCGCCTTGCCGGGCCTTGACGATGCACGGCATCTGACGGGAATTGGCGAACCAGACGGAATTATTCGGTTCTATCACAATCTGGGTGCTTCAATTGTTGCTCTGACATTAGGAGATAAGGGAGCAATTGTTTCGGACGGCAACCAGCAGTTCCACATCAGTCCTCAGAAAGTTCGGGCACTCGACGCAACTGGAGCGGGCGATTGCTTCAATGGGGCTTTCCTTGCTGGCTTGCTCCGCGGCCGAGCCCCTCGCGATGCCGCTGTATGGGCCAATGCGGCCGCCGCACTCTCGGCCTGCGGCTATGGCGCGGTCGCACCCATCCCCAACCTTTCCCAAACCAGACACCACCTCAGAAAAACAGGAGAATATCATGCAGATTGA
- a CDS encoding RidA family protein: protein MQIERIGAERSGAGGQALPFSPAVRAGDFVYISGQVAMKENGEIEPGGIEAQTKRTMDNVIAVLAKAGCTLDDVAKVNVWLDDPRDFWTFNRVYAGYFPNGAPARSTVRSQLMVDAKIEIDVTAYKPL from the coding sequence ATGCAGATTGAGCGTATTGGCGCAGAACGCAGTGGAGCCGGCGGGCAGGCCTTGCCGTTTTCGCCAGCGGTGCGGGCAGGGGATTTCGTTTATATTTCCGGCCAGGTTGCCATGAAGGAAAACGGCGAGATCGAGCCCGGTGGCATCGAAGCGCAAACCAAGCGCACGATGGATAACGTGATCGCCGTGCTGGCTAAGGCCGGCTGCACGCTGGATGATGTCGCCAAGGTCAACGTATGGTTAGATGATCCCCGCGACTTCTGGACGTTCAACCGGGTCTATGCGGGCTATTTCCCCAATGGCGCTCCGGCACGTTCCACTGTGCGTTCGCAATTGATGGTCGATGCCAAAATCGAAATCGATGTCACAGCATACAAACCGCTCTGA
- a CDS encoding LysR family transcriptional regulator, whose amino-acid sequence MRSLISQITLHKLEVFCHVAELGSVSRAAEKCSIAQPVVTTHVKSLAQKIGVPLTKKNGRQITLTEDGERIYAWAKEIISQTRELEDELRDRKAGTTGSASIAASMTLGSYILPSIVSRFKDGHVHSDISVQIANPKMASELVQRGECDFGFTIFDRVRGISSLEVIPLYSEKLILAAARDSAIVGSEITPESLSDLPFITARANTARRDLEDYALMTHGIVRSNIVLEFGHGEAIKQSVRAGSGIAFLFESSVKDELLSGVLREVRTPGMALAFPIYFVRRKDKKMTAFQHKLANFICAEIGSLNQLS is encoded by the coding sequence GTGCGATCCCTGATCAGCCAGATCACCCTTCATAAGCTTGAGGTGTTTTGCCACGTTGCAGAGCTGGGAAGCGTGTCGCGGGCCGCAGAAAAGTGCAGCATTGCTCAGCCCGTGGTAACGACGCATGTCAAATCTCTTGCCCAGAAGATCGGCGTGCCGCTGACCAAAAAGAACGGGCGTCAAATCACCCTGACGGAGGATGGCGAACGCATCTATGCTTGGGCCAAGGAAATCATTTCTCAGACCCGTGAACTTGAGGATGAGCTGAGAGACCGCAAAGCCGGAACGACAGGGAGCGCGTCCATCGCAGCATCCATGACCCTTGGATCCTACATTCTGCCGTCCATTGTCTCGAGGTTTAAAGATGGCCACGTACACAGTGACATCTCAGTGCAGATTGCAAATCCAAAAATGGCAAGCGAATTGGTGCAAAGAGGGGAATGCGATTTCGGCTTCACGATTTTTGACCGGGTCAGGGGCATCAGCAGTCTGGAAGTTATACCGCTCTACAGTGAAAAACTGATCCTTGCCGCTGCGCGGGATTCTGCAATTGTTGGAAGCGAAATCACGCCTGAAAGCCTGTCGGATTTACCCTTTATCACTGCCAGGGCAAACACGGCGCGCCGGGATCTGGAAGACTATGCCTTGATGACCCACGGTATTGTCAGAAGCAACATTGTTCTGGAATTCGGGCACGGCGAAGCAATTAAGCAGTCCGTCCGCGCAGGGTCAGGCATCGCCTTTCTGTTCGAGTCTTCTGTGAAGGACGAACTGCTGAGCGGTGTGCTGCGGGAGGTTCGCACTCCAGGGATGGCACTGGCATTTCCGATCTATTTTGTACGCCGCAAAGACAAAAAAATGACAGCGTTCCAGCACAAACTGGCAAACTTTATCTGTGCTGAAATTGGGAGCCTAAATCAGCTGAGTTAG
- a CDS encoding class II aldolase/adducin family protein, whose product MSTDRETKEETKLVEAAISDLVLANRILAREDVIDSFGHVSVRHPLRNDRYFLSRSRSPVNVTREDIMEFTLDGELVGEDHRRPYNERHIHGAIYKDRPDVNSVAHHHARSIIPFTMNDISLRPIFHMSSVIGKEVPTWDSQDEFGDTNMLVDSMEMGHSLSRALEQNSVALLRGHGCICVAANVRAVCMVATGLKDNAALVQQSLPLGPLTPLTDGEIEKTSAMLLGDMPLARAWDYWVSRAGYPGL is encoded by the coding sequence ATGTCTACAGATCGAGAAACAAAAGAAGAAACCAAGCTTGTTGAAGCTGCTATCAGCGACCTGGTTCTTGCCAACAGAATTCTTGCCCGTGAGGACGTTATCGACAGCTTCGGGCACGTCAGTGTGCGCCACCCGCTGCGCAATGACCGCTACTTTCTGTCCCGGTCCCGCAGCCCGGTCAATGTGACCCGCGAGGATATCATGGAGTTTACCTTGGACGGGGAACTCGTAGGGGAAGACCACCGCCGACCTTACAATGAGCGCCACATCCATGGAGCAATTTACAAAGACCGTCCGGATGTAAACTCCGTTGCCCACCACCACGCGCGCTCAATTATTCCATTCACAATGAATGATATTTCACTGCGACCGATCTTTCACATGTCGTCCGTCATTGGCAAAGAAGTCCCGACCTGGGACAGCCAGGACGAATTCGGGGATACCAACATGCTGGTTGACAGCATGGAAATGGGCCACTCGCTTTCCCGGGCGCTGGAGCAGAACAGTGTGGCACTGCTGCGCGGGCACGGTTGTATCTGTGTCGCTGCTAACGTCAGAGCCGTGTGCATGGTCGCCACAGGCCTCAAGGACAATGCCGCCTTGGTGCAGCAATCTCTGCCTCTGGGCCCACTGACCCCCCTGACCGACGGCGAAATCGAGAAAACAAGCGCGATGCTTCTGGGGGACATGCCGCTGGCGCGGGCCTGGGACTACTGGGTGTCGCGGGCCGGGTACCCCGGTCTGTAA
- a CDS encoding 3-hydroxybenzoate 6-monooxygenase translates to MPSQPILIAGAGIGGLAAAVGLARKGLRSIVVEQAPILGEIGAGIQIGPNAFHAFDYLGVGDEARSKAVYVDSLRLMDAKSGNDITSIPLGEQFRKRMGNPYAVVHRADLHSVLLDFCEASDLIEIRTNTLVNGYDQDGKTVRLNTSLGVFEGSALIGAEGLRSPIRAQMVGDGEPRISGHTTYRSVIPTEQMPEDLRWNAATLWAGPKCHIVHYPLKGGKVYNLVVTYHRDLQEPIVGRPVSRKEVMQGFEHIAPRARQIIEHGQDWKLWVLCDRDPISNWRDGRVALLGDAAHPMLQYFAQGACMALEDAVCLSHCMENYSDNIENALETYQTMRRVRTARVQMNSRLIGDYIYHPDDAQAAVRDHVMSNMTPDEWCDQLHWLYGSNGLEN, encoded by the coding sequence ATGCCATCACAGCCTATCTTGATCGCGGGCGCCGGAATTGGCGGCTTGGCCGCCGCTGTCGGCTTGGCCCGGAAAGGGCTCCGCTCAATCGTTGTCGAGCAAGCACCCATCTTGGGGGAAATCGGCGCCGGAATTCAGATTGGTCCCAATGCGTTTCACGCGTTCGACTACTTGGGTGTCGGCGATGAAGCGCGCTCCAAAGCCGTCTATGTCGACTCTCTCCGTCTGATGGATGCAAAAAGCGGCAACGACATCACCTCCATTCCCTTGGGTGAGCAGTTCCGGAAGCGCATGGGTAACCCCTATGCAGTGGTTCACCGGGCTGACCTGCACTCTGTTCTTCTGGACTTTTGCGAAGCAAGCGACCTGATCGAGATCCGCACCAACACCCTGGTGAACGGTTACGATCAGGATGGAAAAACTGTTCGGCTGAACACGTCGCTTGGCGTCTTCGAAGGTTCCGCGCTGATTGGTGCCGAGGGTCTCCGGTCCCCGATCCGCGCGCAAATGGTGGGTGACGGCGAACCGCGCATCTCCGGCCATACGACTTACCGCAGTGTGATCCCGACCGAGCAAATGCCAGAAGATCTGCGCTGGAACGCAGCAACCCTGTGGGCCGGGCCCAAGTGCCACATTGTGCACTATCCGCTGAAAGGCGGGAAGGTATATAATCTGGTGGTTACATATCACCGCGACTTGCAGGAACCGATTGTCGGCCGCCCTGTCAGCCGCAAGGAAGTGATGCAAGGCTTTGAGCACATCGCCCCCAGAGCCCGCCAGATCATCGAGCATGGGCAGGATTGGAAGCTGTGGGTTCTGTGCGACCGCGACCCGATTTCCAACTGGCGGGATGGCCGCGTGGCTTTGCTCGGCGATGCAGCACATCCAATGCTGCAGTACTTCGCCCAAGGTGCCTGTATGGCCCTGGAAGATGCCGTCTGCCTGTCCCATTGCATGGAAAACTACAGCGATAACATCGAAAATGCGCTGGAAACATATCAAACAATGCGCCGTGTCCGGACTGCGCGGGTTCAGATGAACTCGCGACTGATCGGTGACTACATCTACCACCCGGATGACGCCCAGGCGGCGGTGCGCGATCACGTTATGTCGAACATGACCCCCGATGAATGGTGCGACCAGTTGCACTGGCTGTACGGCTCAAACGGTCTCGAGAACTAA
- a CDS encoding fumarylacetoacetate hydrolase family protein — MGYVFPPQDPVTLPVAGSDERLPVRRILCVGRNYAAHAREMGKDPDRDPPFFFSKPADAIVMDGETVAYPAETSNLHYEAELVVVIGKEGRRISLENSLDHVWGYAVGNDLTRRDLQLKAREQGRPWDMGKSFDRSAPIGPVHPASAVGHPSSGEIKLTVNGEVKQQADLAELIWSVPEIVSILSNFIDLKPGDVIMTGTPAGVGAMVPGDVCAVSIEGLGEITTTIGAAE; from the coding sequence ATGGGCTACGTTTTTCCCCCGCAAGACCCTGTAACACTTCCCGTGGCCGGCAGCGATGAACGCTTGCCTGTCCGCCGCATCCTGTGTGTTGGCCGGAACTATGCCGCACATGCGCGCGAAATGGGCAAGGACCCGGACCGGGATCCGCCGTTCTTCTTCTCCAAGCCGGCAGACGCCATTGTGATGGATGGCGAAACTGTCGCCTATCCCGCTGAAACCAGCAACCTGCACTATGAAGCAGAGCTGGTTGTGGTGATTGGCAAAGAAGGCCGCAGAATCTCGCTGGAAAACAGCCTGGACCACGTCTGGGGCTATGCAGTCGGCAATGACCTGACCCGCCGGGATCTGCAGCTCAAAGCACGCGAGCAGGGGCGGCCCTGGGATATGGGTAAGTCGTTTGACCGCTCCGCACCAATCGGTCCCGTGCATCCGGCATCCGCTGTGGGCCACCCATCATCCGGGGAGATCAAGCTGACCGTCAATGGCGAAGTCAAACAACAGGCCGACCTGGCAGAACTCATCTGGTCGGTGCCTGAAATCGTTTCGATCCTGTCGAACTTCATCGACCTGAAGCCCGGCGACGTCATCATGACCGGAACTCCGGCAGGTGTTGGCGCCATGGTGCCCGGCGATGTCTGCGCCGTCAGCATTGAGGGACTGGGCGAGATCACCACAACAATCGGTGCAGCGGAATGA
- the maiA gene encoding maleylacetoacetate isomerase, with translation MSFQLHNFFRSSTSTRLRAVLNLKGLDYDYIPYVLRKGETRSPEYLALNPQGLVPSLVREDGTVMTQSLAIIEWLDEVHPEPALLPADPDARAQDRALAYLIACDIHPLNNLRVLQYLGSEFGADEEKQKTWFTHWVSITLDAFEQTLASAEQQARYCLSDTPGLADVCLYAQIWNNKRFGIPVENWPNISRVFAALDTLPAFQNAAPPKQPDAA, from the coding sequence ATGAGCTTTCAGCTGCATAACTTCTTCAGGTCTTCAACATCGACCCGGTTGCGGGCGGTTTTGAACCTGAAGGGGCTGGATTATGACTACATCCCTTATGTTCTGCGTAAAGGTGAAACCCGGAGTCCGGAATACCTGGCGTTGAATCCCCAAGGGCTGGTCCCCTCGCTTGTCCGGGAGGATGGCACGGTCATGACACAGTCTCTTGCCATCATCGAGTGGCTGGATGAGGTTCATCCGGAGCCTGCACTTCTGCCCGCTGATCCGGATGCAAGGGCGCAGGACCGCGCGCTTGCCTACCTGATTGCTTGCGACATCCACCCGCTGAATAATCTGCGGGTTCTGCAATATCTCGGCAGCGAGTTCGGGGCCGATGAAGAAAAGCAAAAGACCTGGTTCACACATTGGGTGTCGATCACTCTTGACGCTTTTGAACAAACGCTGGCCTCAGCGGAACAGCAGGCGCGCTACTGTCTGTCCGACACCCCTGGATTGGCCGATGTCTGCCTCTATGCGCAGATTTGGAACAACAAGCGGTTTGGCATTCCAGTGGAGAACTGGCCGAACATTTCGCGCGTTTTCGCAGCACTCGACACTTTGCCTGCCTTCCAAAACGCCGCTCCTCCCAAACAGCCGGACGCGGCATAA
- a CDS encoding cupin domain-containing protein: protein MQPDDSPELRSLYKSFEDEHIIPLWTQLGDLMPMHPKPKAVPHVWKWKSILPLAEASGDLVPVGRGGERRALGLANPGLGGNAYISPTLWAAIQYLGPRETAPEHRHSQNAFRFVVEGEGVWTVVNGDPVRMSRGDLLLTPGWNFHGHHNDTDNPMAWIDGLDIPFSQHNDVGFFEFGSDRVTDYATPQYSQGERLWCHPGLRPLSQLQNTVSSPIGAYRWEYTNQALTQQLLLEDEGHPATIAPGHAAVRYVNPTTGGDVMSTIRCEFHRLRAGARTQTRRDVGSTVFQVFEGSGAVVIDGKRQSLDIGDLFVIPSWVSWSLEAETQFDLFRFSDAPIMERLNFARSYVEGKE, encoded by the coding sequence ATGCAGCCTGATGACAGCCCCGAGCTGCGCAGCTTGTACAAAAGCTTTGAAGACGAGCACATCATTCCGCTTTGGACGCAGCTTGGCGACCTGATGCCGATGCATCCCAAGCCCAAAGCCGTGCCTCACGTCTGGAAGTGGAAGTCCATCCTGCCGCTGGCGGAAGCCTCTGGAGATCTGGTACCCGTTGGCCGCGGCGGAGAGCGGCGGGCACTGGGGCTTGCCAATCCGGGGCTGGGCGGGAACGCGTATATCTCCCCCACTCTGTGGGCCGCAATCCAATATCTCGGCCCACGGGAAACCGCACCCGAGCATCGGCATTCACAGAATGCATTCCGTTTTGTTGTTGAAGGTGAAGGCGTCTGGACAGTTGTCAACGGCGACCCCGTGCGGATGAGCCGCGGAGATCTCTTGCTGACACCAGGCTGGAACTTCCACGGCCACCACAACGACACCGACAATCCTATGGCATGGATTGACGGTTTGGACATTCCGTTCAGCCAGCATAACGATGTCGGGTTCTTTGAATTCGGCTCCGACCGGGTGACCGACTATGCAACGCCGCAATATTCTCAGGGGGAACGCCTGTGGTGCCACCCTGGACTAAGACCCTTGTCACAGCTGCAAAACACCGTCTCCTCTCCGATCGGAGCCTACCGGTGGGAGTACACCAATCAGGCCTTGACCCAGCAGCTGCTGCTGGAGGATGAGGGCCACCCGGCGACAATTGCTCCGGGTCATGCGGCGGTCAGGTATGTGAACCCAACCACCGGCGGCGATGTCATGTCCACCATACGCTGCGAATTCCATCGCCTGAGGGCAGGTGCGAGAACCCAGACCCGCCGTGACGTCGGCTCAACCGTGTTCCAGGTATTCGAGGGCAGCGGCGCCGTTGTGATTGATGGCAAGCGCCAATCGCTGGATATCGGCGATCTGTTTGTCATTCCTTCGTGGGTTTCCTGGTCGCTGGAAGCAGAGACCCAGTTTGATCTGTTCCGCTTCTCCGATGCGCCGATTATGGAGCGGCTCAACTTTGCCCGCAGCTATGTTGAGGGCAAAGAGTGA
- a CDS encoding maleylpyruvate isomerase N-terminal domain-containing protein, giving the protein MREAGQRTGRFRAGDGARSDSDLAPSGDLLLARRGTAFFARLLNALPDPELYQDSCVPGWQRCHVVASVGLHARELANEIEAIRTGTPVVKLSGSVLPELREYATIPARALRHLFSHSAVHLNVVWRDLSDAEWKMSNAETLISHTPLERGKVIWEAALKINTGVSASIFPEDVKRVLHN; this is encoded by the coding sequence GTGAGGGAAGCCGGTCAGCGAACGGGCAGGTTCCGGGCGGGTGACGGCGCCAGATCTGATTCAGACCTGGCGCCGTCCGGCGACCTCCTTCTGGCACGGCGCGGCACTGCTTTTTTTGCTCGTTTGCTGAATGCTTTGCCGGATCCGGAATTGTACCAGGACAGCTGTGTACCGGGATGGCAGCGCTGTCATGTTGTTGCATCGGTTGGCCTGCATGCGCGCGAATTGGCCAATGAAATCGAAGCCATCCGGACCGGCACACCCGTCGTAAAATTGAGCGGTTCCGTGCTGCCTGAACTCCGCGAATACGCGACAATTCCGGCCCGCGCGCTGCGTCATCTTTTTAGCCACTCTGCGGTGCATCTAAATGTTGTTTGGCGGGACCTTTCCGATGCAGAATGGAAAATGTCCAATGCCGAAACGTTGATTTCGCACACCCCCCTGGAGAGGGGGAAAGTGATTTGGGAAGCAGCACTGAAAATAAACACGGGCGTCTCGGCATCAATATTTCCAGAAGACGTTAAAAGAGTCCTCCACAATTAA
- a CDS encoding MarR family winged helix-turn-helix transcriptional regulator gives MNDAVGRALCESHAHRINANALQEQIKPLGQSTGVFPIMVHLWEQEGLSQKRLVERVGIEQARIADTLSRMERDGLIKRTRDVKDGRIRQTWLTERGRLEGPHIGRGTRAKPACTGGGERGGGSSNSNSWSS, from the coding sequence ATGAATGACGCTGTCGGGCGTGCGCTGTGTGAAAGCCATGCTCATCGCATCAATGCGAATGCCCTTCAGGAGCAGATAAAGCCCTTAGGCCAGTCTACTGGTGTCTTTCCGATCATGGTTCATCTTTGGGAGCAAGAAGGCCTGTCTCAGAAGAGACTTGTCGAACGGGTGGGGATTGAGCAAGCGAGGATCGCCGACACACTGTCAAGAATGGAACGCGATGGCCTGATCAAACGTACGCGGGACGTTAAGGACGGCCGTATCCGGCAAACGTGGCTGACCGAGCGCGGGCGCCTTGAAGGACCCCACATTGGCCGAGGCACAAGAGCAAAACCGGCGTGCACTGGAGGGGGTGAGCGGGGAGGGGGGAGCAGCAACAGCAACAGCTGGTCTTCCTGA
- a CDS encoding dienelactone hydrolase family protein, giving the protein MTDASVSIPVDGGDMGAYVSRPEQSNGGAVVVLQEIFGVNDTIRGFADKFSAAGFLAVAPDLFWRQERDVQINPGVPGGYERATGLMKGLDQGLALKDAQACVNWLAAQPEVTGKVGVVGFCLGGKLGFQLAGGSHVDSIVPYYGTGLHTVLESAAGFEGEALVHVAEADHLCPPEAQAAIASTFAENPRVTVMSYPGAGHAFARVGGDHYDEAAAERANAATLDFLHRRLSVENT; this is encoded by the coding sequence ATGACGGATGCGAGCGTTTCTATTCCTGTGGATGGTGGGGATATGGGGGCCTATGTTTCCCGGCCCGAGCAGTCAAACGGCGGGGCTGTTGTCGTTTTGCAGGAGATTTTCGGGGTTAATGACACCATCCGAGGGTTTGCCGACAAGTTCTCTGCTGCTGGCTTTCTTGCCGTGGCACCTGACCTCTTTTGGCGTCAGGAGCGCGATGTTCAGATCAATCCCGGTGTGCCGGGGGGGTATGAACGCGCGACGGGGCTGATGAAGGGGCTGGATCAGGGGCTGGCGCTGAAGGATGCACAGGCTTGCGTCAATTGGCTGGCCGCGCAGCCCGAAGTCACAGGCAAGGTCGGCGTGGTCGGGTTTTGCCTGGGCGGTAAATTGGGCTTCCAGCTGGCGGGCGGCTCGCATGTCGACAGTATTGTGCCCTACTATGGCACGGGACTTCATACCGTTCTGGAGTCCGCCGCAGGCTTTGAGGGAGAGGCTCTGGTGCATGTGGCGGAAGCGGACCATCTTTGCCCGCCCGAAGCACAGGCGGCAATCGCGTCAACGTTTGCGGAAAATCCGCGTGTGACAGTGATGTCCTATCCCGGTGCAGGGCATGCCTTTGCGCGGGTCGGCGGTGATCACTACGACGAGGCCGCAGCCGAGCGCGCGAATGCCGCAACGCTGGATTTCCTGCACAGACGCCTTTCAGTAGAAAACACATGA
- a CDS encoding class II aldolase/adducin family protein encodes MTEVQNDIALASRVLYAQGVLDAFGHVSVRASEGGFWMSRSMAPGLVTAPDVFLHDADGEITGNEVRPFLERFIHAEIYRARPDVMGIVHSHSPSVVPFSVLQDVPLRPMCHMCGFLHGSPVPHDISGIAGDASDLLIRSRSMGEDLARHMGDANVVLMRGHGFTVVGRSLREAVFRAVWTERGAHLQQSAMAMGTPQVSDRR; translated from the coding sequence ATGACGGAGGTCCAAAACGACATCGCTCTGGCGAGCCGGGTTCTCTATGCGCAGGGTGTTCTAGACGCCTTTGGTCACGTCAGCGTCCGTGCGTCCGAGGGCGGCTTTTGGATGTCGCGGAGCATGGCGCCCGGATTGGTGACAGCGCCCGACGTGTTTCTGCATGACGCGGACGGAGAGATTACCGGCAATGAAGTCCGCCCGTTTCTGGAGCGGTTCATTCATGCCGAGATTTATCGCGCACGCCCTGATGTCATGGGGATCGTGCACAGCCATTCGCCTTCGGTGGTGCCGTTCAGCGTTCTACAGGATGTCCCGCTGCGCCCGATGTGTCATATGTGCGGCTTTCTGCATGGCAGCCCAGTACCGCATGATATTTCCGGCATTGCCGGGGATGCTTCTGATCTGTTGATACGAAGCCGCAGCATGGGCGAAGACCTTGCACGGCACATGGGGGACGCCAATGTCGTGCTGATGCGCGGCCACGGCTTTACGGTTGTGGGGCGCTCTTTGCGTGAGGCTGTGTTCCGGGCCGTCTGGACAGAGCGGGGCGCGCATTTGCAGCAATCTGCAATGGCCATGGGGACGCCCCAAGTATCTGACAGAAGGTGA